One region of Pogona vitticeps strain Pit_001003342236 chromosome 1, PviZW2.1, whole genome shotgun sequence genomic DNA includes:
- the RP1L1 gene encoding retinitis pigmentosa 1-like 1 protein — protein sequence MTQPSADDLSTSGPYNYEQTLPPVARGNGVTQVAPAKKITFYKSGDPQFGGVKMAINQRTFKSFNALMDDLSHRVPLPFGVRTITTPRGIHCISTLDQLEDGGCYLCSDKKYATPMNLGAASRKTGPPKNSQPASAARKAAPDAKPEDHAATGTPQGTKLPKKITLVRNGDITAQRPFVLSRKNARSFRTLLDEISEIMQYSVKKLYTLDGKKIDTLQTVLLCPNVLICVGQESFKPIMRENSRKHSSLDKLPGLTSHSSSNNVSENNEMDFGLKAKKSVIHPRSSLSNRSARLSLSSEKSYPNGLTSSENGAPSVHSYVRPKGGDLVHDDIEKKVHVNKDGSLSVEMKVRFRLINDETLQWSTQIKKSSLMNKVLCEEPATSEDHGVEPTENPEASSEMDDSLYPCDADSYVSNLDESESEEPRCHNCGKLCKTYDIWKNPMLASQKEEPGARNAWHTHSSCSSTSSRRRIVRKKVASVDSIRTSSSGEEYTKHVVRESAHYTETVENTVEYHSLKKCSCPCDSLQADPRQSGSPGERDAIGSSANSQKDDDGIAVEGEAQESQGSRPGSSKSKASQCSVESQMQICEEACSVERTISSSSIKERKDLEDILDGSSSPHSIYSRSSKCSTPDGLKDHLDEVSENDQVISSFSTDSCPKNDATEGDAEREESDINESYSVSEKAASAKDDVSESERCSTGRSFCSKSCDGDSRRSNSNEVPACSAASSSSRTSRRSKHSQNHLDAGSNLSSGSHRRSTTKKKQTKSSLHAEDARSNSRTSCYSRSSHEAEKRDSGRHASHKSSTPHSNASSFSETAAPPATNEESASSTSKCYSRSTRSSQKGVQPDGSSHTISPCSSFSDSGGENGCPVGKVSSESDSSRLRNFSESTCSKCGQGAETWPDDLQSVSSRISSHSAVRSQRAETEASRRSDDACSQSSVAPSSKRSRRKAGNLCPDGDCSSQASASASASVYSLRCPAPPKGRPSSRKSRSVQLKKNHSASACTESEPAADTGQKETAGSQSPETDVMNGLGDPSGRSNKEEAACPEKAQEEPETEAAAEGDEGVIPSSLPNTSPEDVVQEWLRKIPSDALLMKCEMQDDGEGAELDAELPSCSSHQEALQGGSEEKKEEEEEEKEGKDPAAVEAAGGEADGEVKEVEAVEEEAQEEEPEEEKSSEVAAEKEAESSQAGCKLSALSSQNNHKKDLPDTIQTSVQIMKALLASKQEAKLDRSHSLPEVSPTMGRKLSHSANILITCLASLQLLDEELDSTGKSNKGLNRPLYTELLNIFQALWFESASEKGAASSGLQEEDQAKVPSSYKGRNSKDGDFTPMSSSGVDVSSGDGGSGEGSTAGAQDCALSAEKMDEAKPTEGEEDEEDGGEAGTAEEEAENKEVEDSSRPLTPCSASEAGEKVESDGGEEESQGSPCEIQQEEEKEMAGGEEVEEDSKPDENTEGDEMVADAETVQGEIEEDTVVKGGEDEPTPENAEEATEDPIDHEAEAKATTAEGKNEEEPPENGAKELVDEPHADTQPEDVVAHQPLGKVAPLIQQRSLDPDPMWVLRLLKKIEKEFMTHYVSAMNELKVKWNLPDTEEVDNMISEVKDEVSKRIKRSIEKELMKIRSRAGQRVPRPPDHMQRESTLQVENRRRRLQSIHKMSLYNDRNANQSKQLEARDVSGDVDEGSLFSTIRDDDSDQPSEEEYCPCDACIRKKLVARATRTPVMVATNAPVVKAFDLQQILRLNKTNVPQKSLEREIAEKAQEEDPRQAKGEAAEPEANQETGLVEEGEAGETKEQEVTEEKEVMEEQEVKEEEAGTLREDGAEFEENEEAERESAANEEGAEEAKEEMGEEEEKEEEDAKEEGEEMQEGKEEEVVEESDVEEAKEEEEAKEEMGEEEEKEEEDAKEEGEEMQEGKEEVEECDVEEEKEEEEPKQEMGEEEEKEKEEEKEEGEEEEVTKEGEEEEEGGVEKEEEEKEAAKEEVEQEKEEDVEEKVDVEEQEKEEESAEQEEEENKEVKEEEENVEGGEEEEEETKEEEGGEEEQPVEEEEEKEEIEKEMEEGVEEGEEQEDGAHEQDNQEEEAKSEEEGNEKEEGVDEGQEETQKEDGEEGAQDETESTAAGPEAEEAEAEAEGESQRDASECAENADGVEGSETEAAREENGCEGDAQASDGEEAGNDAGPEADGEPCSETAEEEGEGENNEGEEAEAGAEDGREEESVEPAQATPGDDEDPPTATEEGEADEILWNPRKGSAISSMGNFSQQSQKGSEEASDGEDGRDEENAAEGSNGESKTDSGSKPEKMYPDSEEEEEEEEEEEGEEGRASRPASAGNGTEPKPGETGDGGSQASKTKVGAIDQDDLDF from the exons ATCGACACCCTGCAGACTGTGCTGCTCTGTCCGAATGTGCTCATCTGTGTGGGTCAAGAGTCCTTCAAGCCCATCATGAGGGAAAACTCCAGGAAGCACTCCTCTTTGGACAAACTGCCTGGGCTGACGTCACACTCCAGCAGCAACAACGTCAGCGAGAACAATGAAA TGGACTTTGGACTGAAAGCCAAAAAGAGCGTGATTCACCCGAGATCGTCCCTGAGCAATCGATCCGCCAGGTTATCCTTATCGTCAGAAAAATCCTACCCCAACGGGCTGACGTCCTCGGAGAACGGCGCTCCCTCCGTGCACAGTTACGTCCGCCCTAAAGGAGGGGATCTGGTCCACGACGACATCGAGAAGAAGGTCCACGTGAACAAAGACGGCAGTTTATCGGTTGAGATGAAGGTCCGCTTCCGCCTGATCAATGATGAAACTCTCCAGTGGTCCACCCAGATCAAGAAGTCTAGCTTGATGAACAAGGTTCTCTGCGAAGAGCCGGCCACGAGCGAAGACCATGGAGTGGAACCGACAGAGAACCCAGAGGCTAGTTCTGAGATGGATGATTCTTTGTATCCCTGTGATGCCGACTCTTACGTTTCCAACCTCGACGAATCGGAAAGCGAGGAGCCTCGTTGCCACAACTGCGGCAAACTGTGCAAAACGTACGACATCTGGAAAAACCCCATGCTCGCTTCTCAAAAGGAGGAGCCCGGGGCAAGGAACGCCTGGCACACCCACTCCTCCTGCTCCAGCACGTCCTCGCGTCGAAGGATAGTCCGGAAAAAGGTAGCCTCCGTCGACAGCATCCGCACCTCTTCCAGCGGAGAGGAGTACACGAAGCACGTCGTACGGGAATCGGCCCATTATACAGAGACCGTAGAAAACACCGTGGAGTACCATTCGCTGAAAAAATGCAGCTGTCCTTGTGATTCTCTCCAGGCTGACCCAAGGCAAAGTGGATCGCCGGGGGAAAGAGATGCTATAGGTAGCTCGGCCAATTCGCAGAAGGACGATGATGGCATTGCAGTGGAGGGAGAAGCCCAGGAAAGCCAAGGAAGTAGGCCAGGCAGTAGCAAATCTAAAGCATCTCAATGTTCTGTAGAAAGCCAGATGCAGATCTGTGAGGAAGCATGCAGTGTGGAACGGACCATTTCATCCTCTAGCATCAAGGAAAGGAAAGACCTAGAAGACATTCTAGATGGCTCTTCTTCTCCGCACAGCATCTACAGCCGATCTAGTAAGTGTAGCACTCCGGACGGATTGAAGGACCACCTAGATGAGGTTTCTGAGAACGACCAGGTGATCTCTTCTTTCTCAACGGATTCGTGCCCTAAGAATGACGCCACAGAGGGAGATGCTGAAAGGGAAGAATCGGATATCAACGAATCCTATTCTGTCTCGGAGAAGGCAGCATCCGCCAAGGATGACGTCAGTGAGAGTGAAAGATGTTCTACAGGAAGGTCCTTCTGCTCCAAATCCTGTGACGGAGACAGCAGACGGAGCAACAGCAACGAAGTACCGGCCTGCAgcgctgcctcctcttcctccagaacTTCGCGGAGAAGCAAACACAGCCAGAATCACCTGGACGCGGGTTCAAATCTGTCTTCTGGGTCACATCGAAGGTCCACCACCAAGAAGAAGCAAACCAAGAGCTCTCTGCATGCAGAAGATGCCAGATCAAACAGCAGGACCTCTTGCTATTCCAGAAGTTCGCACGAAGCGGAGAAAAGGGACTCGGGACGCCACGCCTCTCACAAATCCAGCACTCCTCATTCCAATGCGTCCTCTTTCAGTGAAACGGCAGCACCTCCAGCCACCAACGAGGAAAGCGCGAGCAGCACTTCCAAATGTTATAGCCGTTCCACCAGGAGCAGCCAGAAGGGAGTCCAGCCCGATGGGAGCAGCCATACAATCTCTCCTTGTTCCAGCTTCTCGGATAGTGGTGGGGAAAATGGATGCCCAGTGGGCAAAGTTAGTTCCGAGTCAGACTCTTCAAGACTGAGAAATTTCTCTGAATCCACCTGCTCCAAATGCGGCCAGGGTGCAGAAACCTGGCCGGATGATCTTCAGAGCGTTAGTTCAAGGATCTCTTCACATTCCGCAGTCAGGAGCCAACGGGCAGAGACGGAGGCTTCACGGAGAAGCGACGACGCTTGCTCGCAGTCGAGCGTGGCGCCGTCTTCCAAGCGGAGCCGAAGGAAGGCCGGCAACCTCTGTCCAGATGGAGACTGCTCTAGCCAAGCTTCAGCGTCGGCTTCGGCCTCTGTGTACAGTCTGCGCTGCCCTGCGCCTCCTAAGGGGAGGCCGAGCAGCAGAAAAAGTCGGTCCGTGCAGCTGAAGAAGAATCACAGTGCCAGCGCCTGTACCGAATCGGAGCCAGCGGCAGACACGGGGCAGAAAGAAACAGCTGGCTCGCAGTCCCCTGAGACCGATGTGATGAATGGGCTTGGTGATCCGTCTGGTCGCTCGAATAAGGAGGAGGCAGCTTGCCCAGAGAAGGCCCAAGAAGAGCCAGAAACAGAAGCTGCTGCAGAGGGTGACGAAGGGGTCATCCCATCTTCTCTTCCCAACACCTCTCCGGAGGATGTTGTCCAGGAGTGGCTGCGGAAAATTCCTTCGGATGCTCTGCTGATGAAATGTGAAATGCAGGACGACGGGGAGGGTGCAGAACTCGATGCCGAACTACCGAGTTGCTCCAGCCACCAGGAGGCGTTGCAAGGTGGgtcagaagagaagaaagaagaagaagaagaagagaaagaaggcaaagaTCCAGCAGCCGTGGAAGCGGCTGGCGGTGAAGCAGATGGAGAGGTAAAGGAAGTGGAGGCTGTTGAAGAGGAGGCTCAAGAAGAGGAGCCCGAGGAGGAGAAGTCTTCTGAAGTGGCTGCCGAGAAAGAGGCTGAATCCAGCCAAGCTGGATGCAAACTTTCTGCCCTCTCCAGTCAGAATAACCATAAAAAGGACTTGCCCGACACCATTCAGACTTCCGTACAAATCATGAAGGCTCTACTGGCTTCCAAGCAGGAAGCCAAACTGGACCGTTCCCATAGTTTGCCCGAGGTGTCCCCAACCATGGGGAGAAAACTCAGCCACTCCGCCAATATTTTGATCACCTGCCTTGCCAGCCTTCAGCTCCTGGATGAAGAGCTCGACTCGACCGGGAAGTCAAACAAAGGCCTGAACAGACCCCTGTATACGGAGCTCTTGAATATCTTCCAAGCCCTCTGGTTCGAGTCCGCCTCCGAAAAAGGGGCTGCCAGCTCCGGTTTACAAGAGGAGGACCAGGCGAAAGTACCGTCAAGCTACAAAGGCCGTAATTCGAAAGACGGCGACTTCACACCGATGTCGTCTTCGGGGGTCGATGTGAGTAGCGGCGATGGAGGTTCAGGAGAGGGGAGCACGGCGGGTGCCCAGGACTGTGCCTTATCAGCAGAGAAAATGGATGAAGCCAAACCCACTGAAggggaagaagatgaagaagatggcGGAGAAGCAGGAACGGCAGAGGAAGAAGCTGAGAACAAGGAAGTGGAGGATTCTTCTCGGCCACTGACCCCTTGCTCAGCCTCTGAAGCAGGAGAAAAAGTAGAATCTgatggaggagaagaggagagtcAAGGCAGTCCATGTGAAATAcaacaggaggaagaaaaagaaatggctggAGGAGAAGAAGTAGAAGAGGACAGCAAGCCAGATGAAAACACTGAGGGTGATGAAATGGTCGCTGATGCAGAGACTGTCCAAGGGGAAATCGAAGAAGACACCGTTGTCAAGGGAGGAGAAGACGAACCGACTCCCGAAAATGCTGAAGAAGCCACCGAAGATCCAATCGACCATGAAGCCGAAGCCAAAGCAACCACCGCTGAGGGTAAAAATGAAGAAGAGCCTCCAGAAAATGGAGCAAAGGAGCTTGTGGACGAGCCCCACGCGGATACGCAACCCGAGGATGTCGTCGCTCATCAGCCATTAGGGAAAGTTGCCCCCCTCATCCAACAGCGGTCCCTCGACCCCGACCCCATGTGGGTGCTCAGGCTTTTGAAGAAGATCGAGAAGGAGTTCATGACTCACTACGTCAGTGCCATGAACGAGCTCAAAGTGAAATGGAACCTGCCCGACACCGAGGAGGTGGACAATATGATTTCCGAGGTGAAAGACGAGGTGAGCAAGAGGATAAAGAGGAGTATAGAGAAAGAGCTGATGAAAATCAGaagcagggcagggcagagagTTCCCAGGCCACCCGACCACATGCAACGGGAATCCACGTTGCAGGTGGAAAACCGAAGACGGCGCCTGCAAAGCATTCATAAAATGTCACTCTATAACGACCGGAATGCAAACCAGAGTAAACAGCTAGAGGCGAGGGATGTATCTGGCGACGTCGATGAAGGTTCCCTTTTTAGTACAATTAGGGATGATGACAGCGACCAACCAAGTGAAGAGGAGTATTGTCCTTGCGATGCCTGTATCAGGAAGAAGCTGGTGGCCAGGGCCACACGCACCCCAGTCATGGTGGCCACCAATGCCCCCGTGGTGAAGGCTTTTGACCTCCAGCAGATCCTGAGGTTGAATAAGACCAATGTCCCCCAAAAGTCATTAGAACGTGAGATTGCTGAAAAGGCTCAGGAGGAAGATCCTCGACAAGCAAAAGGGGAAGCTGCTGAACCTGAGGCGAATCAGGAAACAGGACTGgttgaggaaggagaggcaggggagACCAAAGAACAGGAAGTGACGGAAGAAAAGGAAGTTATGGAAGAACaggaggtgaaggaggaggaagctggcACTCTCAGGGAAGACGGGGCTGAATTTGAGGAGAatgaggaagcagagagagaatCGGCAGCAAACGAAGAAGGAGCAGAAGAAGCAAAAGAGGaaatgggagaggaggaagaaaaggaggaggaggatgcaaaggaggaaggagaggaaatgcaggaaggaaaagaggaggaggtggtggaagaaaGTGATGTAGAGGaagcaaaggaggaagaagaagcaaaggaggaaatgggagaggaggaagaaaaggaggaggaggatgcaaaggaggaaggagaggaaatgcaagaaggaaaagaggaggtggaagaaTGTGAtgtagaggaagaaaaggaggaggaggaaccaaaacaggaaatgggagaggaggaagaaaaggagaaggaggaagaaaaggaggaaggagaggaagaggaggtaacaaaagaaggagaagaggaggaggaaggtggtgtagaaaaggaggaggaggagaaagaggcagcaaaggaggaagtagaacaagaaaaggaagaggatgtGGAAGAGAAAGTAGATGTGGAAGagcaagaaaaggaggaggagtctgcagaacaggaagaagaagaaaacaaagaagtcaaggaagaagaagagaatgtagaaggaggagaggaggaggaggaagaaacaaaagaagaagagggaggagaggaggaacagcctgtagaggaggaggaagaaaaggaggaaatagaaaaagaaatggaggaggGAGTGGAAGAAGGTGAGGAACAAGAAGATGGTGCTCATGAGCAAGATAATCAAGAAGAGGAAGCCAAaagtgaagaagaagggaatgaaaaagaagaaggtgTGGATGAAGGACAagaagaaacacagaaagaaGACGGTGAGGAAGGAGCCCAAGATGAAACTGAAAGTACAGCAGCAGGCCCAGAAGCTGAGGAAGCTGAAGCTGAAGCGGAAGGAGAGAGCCAAAGGGATGCCTCTGAATGTGCAGAAAATGCTGATGGGGTTGAGGGTTCAGAAACAGAAGCTGCAAGAGAAGAGAATGGATGTGAAGGAGATGCTCAGGCCAGCGATGGAGAAGAGGCTGGGAACGATGCCGGTCCTGAAGCTGACGGCGAGCCTTGTTCAGaaacagcagaagaggaaggggaaggtgAAAACAATGAAGGAGAGGAAGCGGAAGCTGGTGCAGAAGACGGCAGGGAAGAAGAGAGCGTTGAACCTGCGCAGGCCACCCCTGGAGATGACGAAGACCCTCCAACAGCAACAGAAGAAGGTGAAGCCGACGAGATCCTATGGAATCCCCGAAAAGGCTCTGCAATCTCGTCCATGGGGAATTTTTCACAGCAGTCCCAGAAAGGCTCTGAGGAAGCCAGTGATGGCGAAGACGGTCGGGACGAGGAGAATGCGGCGGAGGGCAGTAATGGGGAGTCTAAAACGGACTCAGGGAGTAAGCCAGAAAAGATGTACCCTGacagcgaggaggaggaggaggaagaggaggaggaagaaggggaggaaggcCGAGCTTCCCGTCCGGCAAGTGCTGGGAACGGAACGGAACCCAAACCAGGCGAAACTGGAGACGGCGGCAGCCAAGCCTCAAAAACCAAGGTTGGGGCTATCGATCAGGACGATCTGGACTTTTAA